A region from the Enterobacter roggenkampii genome encodes:
- a CDS encoding OmpA family protein has product MRRSVIIPVILHTFVAVGALLWLLWYFIPTGNVFKSLTTLLILLLAGWYVFNNCRRVEPSSDATLSAAELPLLDSQGPVVLVCGDMLDALFQGNFLRKTAQGWWLRAGDICRLTDIVRSIQTQFPRHVGQLSVMYRCLPDHHQDEAVLRSTLKTLRQQCKQIKSLTGFTLPVVLCAEFSGPETPWIIVRGDKPIVCPVNDSPQAFIDWQQAEDNILALPAVSEAFSFIRNTLTDELEKLDRLTPPERTFSVAMRLGTVLPGTESVWADWLYTLTCLQFFRKPGQTAPASLFPDAVLPLLAPYASPVQGGQRTRHLILLVWLCALTALGISALNNRDLIRQVSADLQRWNAIPMNHYRPKAESLATLKQDALLLERWQRQGEPLRYSLGYYPGQRLWLALQQAIDTWTPPPAPKPKPVPKIVRLDSMSLFDSGKSVLKPGSTKMLVNSLVGIKARPGWLIVVSGHTDNTGGVQLNQTLSLQRAEAVRNWMRDTGDVPESCFAVQGYGDSRPIASNDTPDGRAHNRRVEISLVPQADACRLPGAKHASQDVRDVSTKEMEK; this is encoded by the coding sequence ATGCGTAGATCAGTCATCATTCCGGTAATCCTGCACACCTTCGTAGCCGTTGGAGCGTTGCTGTGGTTGCTGTGGTATTTCATCCCGACAGGCAACGTGTTTAAAAGCCTGACCACTCTGCTGATTCTCCTGCTGGCAGGCTGGTATGTTTTTAACAACTGTCGGCGTGTAGAGCCTTCATCCGATGCTACCCTGTCGGCTGCTGAACTGCCATTACTCGACTCCCAAGGCCCCGTTGTACTGGTGTGTGGTGACATGCTGGATGCGTTGTTTCAGGGAAACTTTCTGCGTAAAACAGCCCAGGGATGGTGGTTACGGGCTGGTGACATCTGCCGGTTAACTGACATTGTCCGTAGCATACAGACGCAGTTCCCGCGCCATGTCGGTCAGCTATCGGTTATGTACCGCTGCCTGCCAGACCATCACCAGGATGAAGCCGTTCTTCGTTCCACACTGAAAACGCTCCGCCAGCAGTGTAAACAGATTAAATCCCTGACGGGGTTCACTCTGCCGGTTGTGTTGTGTGCCGAATTTTCCGGGCCAGAAACGCCCTGGATAATCGTTCGGGGTGATAAACCGATTGTCTGTCCGGTAAATGATTCGCCGCAGGCATTCATCGACTGGCAGCAGGCGGAAGATAATATCCTGGCACTGCCAGCCGTCAGCGAGGCATTTTCCTTTATCCGTAATACGCTTACTGATGAGCTGGAAAAGCTTGATCGGTTAACGCCTCCAGAACGAACATTCTCTGTGGCAATGCGCCTCGGTACCGTCCTTCCCGGTACAGAGTCAGTCTGGGCCGACTGGCTATATACCCTCACCTGTTTACAGTTTTTTCGAAAACCAGGGCAGACAGCACCGGCAAGTTTGTTTCCGGACGCGGTTCTGCCGCTGCTGGCTCCTTATGCTTCACCTGTGCAGGGGGGCCAGCGTACCCGTCATCTGATCCTGCTGGTGTGGCTGTGTGCCCTGACCGCATTGGGTATTTCTGCGCTCAATAACCGTGACCTGATCCGTCAGGTGAGTGCCGATTTACAGCGCTGGAATGCAATCCCGATGAACCACTATCGCCCTAAGGCAGAATCACTGGCCACCCTGAAGCAGGATGCGCTCCTGCTTGAACGCTGGCAGCGCCAGGGTGAACCTTTGCGTTACAGCCTGGGCTATTACCCGGGCCAACGACTGTGGCTGGCCTTGCAACAGGCTATCGATACCTGGACGCCTCCACCAGCACCTAAACCAAAACCAGTACCGAAAATTGTTCGTCTCGACAGCATGTCGCTGTTTGATTCCGGTAAGTCCGTGCTGAAACCGGGCTCCACCAAAATGCTGGTCAACTCGCTGGTCGGAATCAAGGCCAGACCAGGCTGGCTCATCGTGGTAAGCGGCCACACAGACAATACCGGTGGCGTTCAGCTCAACCAGACCCTGTCTTTACAACGAGCTGAGGCCGTCCGTAACTGGATGCGTGATACCGGGGACGTACCGGAAAGTTGCTTTGCCGTGCAGGGTTACGGTGACAGCCGACCGATTGCATCAAACGACACGCCTGATGGCCGTGCGCATAACCGGCGTGTCGAGATTAGTCTGGTACCGCAGGCTGACGCCTGTCGTTTGCCAGGCGCAAAACACGCGTCACAGGATGTACGTGACGTTTCAACTAAAGAAATGGAGAAGTAA
- a CDS encoding type VI secretion system Vgr family protein has translation MSGSLINKATDRVQPLLGQSRYRVDVHGCSHFLDVLRYSAVESLSQPWRYDVAVTCSSADIACDTLLLKLASFTFQTPVFDGTPPLPVRTVYGVVESFRRISTSGEDTRYALTLVPRIALLGFTKGSQIYLNLSVTEVVEQVLRKHGLEGQDFEFRLSREYPSRELITQWRETDLAFIQRLLAEVGIYWRYEMDSRLEQDVVIFQDSQQQYEFGITLPLRNQAGMSDSGQESIWDIQTAYNVVSGSVATRDYNYREALTPQDSAESIFSKEGITTGETYHYAEPFLTAGDAESPETGANFARLRHERMLNAQYRVSGHSSSPHLAPGQVLETDGTLPDAVREGIVITKVRTSGSRKSSFTLTFEGIPYSETVCYRPALLSRPVISGSLPARVESTQKGDTYSWLDAQGRYRVKLDFDRSSAEQGYAYLWLRLAKPYAGDTYGFHSPLLDGTEVAVVFDGGDPDRPYIAYALHDSEHPDHVTSDNHTRNVWRTPANNKLRMEDKRQEEHIKLATEYGKTQLNMGHLVNGQREKRGAGFELRTDEHGAVRAAKGLFLTADAQAKAQGPVLEMAPAISQINQANSQMQALNSAAEAAGALANDINTQINFVTDKIKDLQSAVLLGSAPQGVALTSGEHLQLSSTRNTMINAGQHLDVGAMKNLSVSVEKALGLFVHKDGAKLVANQGDIEIQAQHNTMALFSEKQLTVTSSEDEIIISTPETLTLNGGGSYLMLSKNGIEHGSSGEFIMKTSDYLVPGSGANLPNETPNFSLTDITQESKISSKSFND, from the coding sequence ATGAGCGGTTCGCTGATCAATAAGGCGACCGACAGGGTGCAACCGCTTTTAGGGCAGTCACGGTATCGTGTTGACGTTCATGGATGCAGCCATTTCCTCGATGTTCTGCGTTACAGCGCGGTGGAGTCTCTCAGTCAGCCCTGGCGGTATGACGTGGCGGTCACCTGCTCCTCGGCGGATATTGCCTGCGACACGTTGCTGCTGAAGCTGGCGTCATTTACCTTCCAGACCCCGGTGTTTGACGGAACACCGCCGCTGCCGGTCCGGACGGTTTATGGGGTGGTGGAGTCATTTCGCCGGATATCCACATCCGGTGAGGATACCCGTTACGCACTGACGCTGGTTCCCCGTATCGCCCTTCTTGGCTTTACAAAGGGCAGCCAGATTTATCTCAACCTGTCGGTCACGGAAGTCGTTGAACAGGTACTGCGTAAACACGGTCTGGAAGGACAGGACTTTGAGTTCCGGCTCTCCCGCGAATACCCGTCCCGGGAGCTCATCACCCAGTGGCGGGAAACTGACCTTGCCTTTATCCAGCGCCTGCTTGCCGAAGTGGGCATTTACTGGCGTTATGAAATGGACAGCCGTCTTGAACAGGACGTGGTGATTTTTCAGGACAGTCAGCAGCAGTATGAATTTGGCATCACGCTGCCATTACGCAACCAGGCCGGGATGAGTGACAGCGGGCAGGAGAGCATCTGGGATATTCAGACCGCATACAATGTCGTGAGTGGAAGTGTGGCCACCCGGGACTACAACTACCGTGAAGCGCTGACGCCTCAGGACAGCGCCGAAAGTATTTTTAGCAAAGAAGGCATCACCACCGGAGAAACGTACCATTATGCGGAACCCTTCCTGACCGCTGGCGACGCTGAAAGCCCGGAGACCGGGGCGAATTTCGCCCGTCTGCGTCACGAACGTATGCTGAACGCGCAGTATCGCGTCAGCGGGCATTCCTCCAGCCCTCATCTGGCTCCGGGTCAGGTACTGGAAACGGACGGAACGCTCCCCGATGCCGTCAGGGAAGGCATCGTCATCACCAAGGTGCGCACCAGTGGTTCGCGCAAAAGTAGCTTTACGCTGACGTTTGAGGGTATCCCCTACAGTGAAACCGTCTGTTATCGTCCGGCACTGCTCAGTCGCCCGGTGATATCCGGCTCGCTGCCTGCCCGGGTGGAAAGCACACAGAAAGGCGACACCTATTCCTGGCTCGATGCACAGGGCCGCTACCGGGTGAAGCTGGACTTTGACCGCAGCAGTGCTGAACAGGGTTATGCGTATCTGTGGCTGCGGCTGGCTAAACCGTATGCCGGTGATACGTACGGATTCCACTCACCGCTTCTCGACGGAACGGAAGTGGCCGTCGTATTTGACGGCGGAGACCCGGATCGTCCCTACATCGCTTATGCCCTGCATGATTCAGAACACCCGGACCACGTCACCAGTGACAACCATACGCGGAATGTGTGGCGCACGCCGGCGAACAATAAGCTGCGGATGGAGGACAAGCGCCAGGAAGAGCATATCAAACTCGCGACGGAATACGGCAAAACGCAGCTGAACATGGGACACCTGGTCAATGGCCAGCGTGAAAAGCGCGGCGCCGGTTTTGAACTGCGTACGGACGAGCATGGCGCAGTGCGTGCGGCAAAAGGGCTGTTCCTGACGGCGGATGCCCAGGCCAAAGCCCAGGGACCGGTACTGGAAATGGCGCCTGCGATAAGTCAGATTAACCAGGCCAACAGCCAGATGCAGGCCCTGAACAGCGCCGCTGAAGCCGCCGGAGCGCTGGCGAATGACATCAATACCCAGATAAATTTTGTGACTGACAAAATCAAAGACCTCCAGTCTGCGGTCCTGCTGGGGAGTGCGCCGCAGGGGGTGGCACTGACCTCAGGTGAACACCTTCAGCTCAGCAGCACCCGCAATACCATGATCAATGCAGGCCAGCATCTTGATGTCGGTGCGATGAAAAATCTGTCCGTGAGCGTTGAAAAAGCGCTGGGGTTGTTTGTGCATAAAGACGGGGCGAAGCTGGTTGCTAACCAGGGAGACATCGAGATTCAGGCTCAGCATAATACGATGGCACTGTTTTCTGAAAAACAGCTGACGGTGACCAGTAGTGAAGACGAAATTATTATCAGCACCCCGGAAACACTGACGCTTAATGGTGGCGGGTCTTATCTGATGCTGAGTAAGAACGGCATTGAACACGGCTCATCTGGTGAGTTCATTATGAAGACGTCTGACTATCTGGTACCAGGCTCAGGCGCAAACCTTCCCAACGAAACACCCAATTTCAGCCTGACGGATATCACTCAGGAAAGCAAAATCAGCAGCAAGTCATTTAATGATTGA
- the tssL gene encoding type VI secretion system protein TssL, short form, translated as MRKDIDIDQLMAETWLTVTMLKKGAVTLNGAALYNKCVKQVESVREALERAGYDDASVEHISYAQCALLDETVMSRKPEKSEEDEEPKVDDGQAAWRKAPLQARFFGSLRAGEALWDRIAEVLRQPSPNPAVLTCYHRVIALGFQGLYSLKAVSQSQRDEVEKALSERVSPPDADLSLVVHRMGKHRWSLMRSVWFWIALAVVLTGVIWWGGQLWLQALLSAQIPELHG; from the coding sequence ATGAGAAAGGATATCGATATCGACCAGCTGATGGCGGAGACCTGGCTTACCGTCACTATGCTTAAGAAAGGCGCCGTCACGCTTAATGGCGCTGCGCTTTACAACAAATGCGTTAAACAGGTTGAAAGTGTGCGGGAAGCGCTGGAACGTGCCGGTTATGACGATGCCAGTGTCGAGCATATTTCCTACGCACAATGTGCTCTGCTGGACGAGACAGTGATGAGCCGTAAGCCTGAAAAAAGTGAGGAAGATGAGGAGCCGAAAGTTGATGATGGTCAGGCCGCCTGGCGTAAAGCTCCTCTTCAGGCTCGTTTTTTTGGCTCACTTCGTGCAGGTGAAGCGCTGTGGGATCGAATTGCAGAGGTTCTGCGTCAGCCTTCACCGAACCCGGCCGTTTTAACCTGTTATCACCGTGTGATTGCGCTAGGCTTTCAGGGATTATACAGCCTCAAGGCGGTCAGCCAGTCGCAGCGTGATGAGGTAGAAAAAGCCCTTTCTGAGCGAGTTTCTCCGCCTGATGCAGACCTGTCTCTGGTTGTTCACCGGATGGGGAAACATCGCTGGAGTCTGATGCGCTCAGTATGGTTCTGGATCGCGCTAGCCGTCGTTCTTACCGGAGTTATCTGGTGGGGGGGCCAATTGTGGCTTCAGGCCCTGTTATCAGCACAAATACCGGAGCTGCATGGCTAA
- the tssK gene encoding type VI secretion system baseplate subunit TssK, translating into MKIYRPLWNEGALLSPQQFQQQAEWESFRSAGISALASPFPWGVEKIEFNDDLLSSGLIQITQLRLWLEDGSLIDAQTSDLPPAPRELDASQLAGRDAVTVVIALPHMQPGVVNVEQEGVSADRPLRYREEWVTLQDAFGSEEESVAVARFNFTIRFAHESNDSWKVCSVARLIRDGQNAWRQDPSFIPPVASFGASSVLRERLMLLNRQLRSRRQRLMTMRRESNERLADFAVADVSLFWLLNALNSHARVLTEYERFPSRPPEQVWAELARLAGSMLTFSLDHDLDAIPGYDHEEPANAFPPLFDLITGLLEASLPSRVIALEMSRPDGQTWKANLHDIRLREEADLYLSVRSDIPAWQVAEKFPALCQAGSPDDVREIYGAALKGIPLIPVSRVPAALPVRMENQYFALDMESPAAHEMQEQGVCMFYVPELLGALELELFAVLRS; encoded by the coding sequence ATGAAAATTTATCGTCCACTGTGGAACGAGGGGGCTTTACTGTCCCCTCAACAGTTCCAGCAGCAGGCTGAATGGGAGTCTTTTCGCAGTGCTGGTATATCAGCGCTGGCATCCCCATTCCCTTGGGGTGTGGAAAAGATTGAGTTTAATGACGATCTTCTATCGTCCGGTCTGATCCAGATTACGCAGTTACGCCTCTGGCTGGAAGATGGCTCACTGATTGATGCGCAAACGAGCGATCTGCCTCCGGCGCCGCGTGAGTTAGATGCCAGCCAACTGGCAGGTCGTGATGCGGTAACTGTCGTCATTGCACTTCCCCATATGCAGCCAGGGGTGGTTAATGTTGAACAGGAGGGGGTCAGTGCAGACAGGCCACTTCGCTATCGGGAAGAGTGGGTAACATTGCAGGATGCCTTTGGCTCTGAAGAAGAGTCCGTGGCAGTTGCCAGGTTTAATTTCACTATCCGGTTTGCCCATGAAAGCAATGATTCCTGGAAAGTGTGCTCGGTAGCAAGACTGATCCGGGATGGGCAAAATGCGTGGCGACAGGATCCGTCTTTTATTCCTCCAGTGGCGTCATTTGGGGCAAGCTCAGTCCTGCGCGAACGTCTGATGCTGCTCAATCGTCAGTTACGGTCCCGACGCCAGCGTCTGATGACGATGCGTCGTGAGAGCAACGAAAGGCTCGCCGATTTTGCTGTCGCCGATGTTTCCCTTTTCTGGTTGCTGAATGCACTGAATTCTCACGCCAGAGTGTTGACAGAATACGAACGTTTTCCTTCCCGTCCGCCTGAACAGGTTTGGGCGGAGCTTGCACGTCTGGCAGGCAGTATGCTGACTTTTTCACTGGACCATGATCTTGACGCCATCCCGGGTTATGACCATGAGGAACCGGCCAATGCGTTTCCCCCGCTGTTTGACCTGATCACAGGTTTGCTGGAGGCCAGTCTGCCATCACGTGTCATTGCTCTGGAAATGTCCCGCCCGGACGGACAGACCTGGAAGGCCAACCTCCACGATATCCGTCTGCGTGAAGAGGCCGACCTTTATCTCTCTGTGCGCTCTGATATCCCGGCCTGGCAGGTTGCCGAGAAATTCCCTGCTCTCTGCCAGGCGGGTTCACCTGATGATGTCCGCGAGATCTATGGCGCTGCGCTGAAGGGGATCCCTTTGATTCCCGTCAGCAGAGTCCCGGCAGCGTTGCCTGTACGTATGGAAAACCAGTACTTCGCGCTTGATATGGAAAGCCCCGCAGCGCATGAAATGCAGGAGCAGGGCGTGTGTATGTTCTATGTGCCTGAATTACTTGGCGCTCTGGAACTTGAACTGTTTGCGGTATTGCGCTCATGA
- the tssH gene encoding type VI secretion system ATPase TssH: protein MEHHSAVLLRRLNPYCARALEGAASLCQTRAHAEITPEHWLLKLLEQGEGDLTVLARRYEWDMDAVWQSLLSWLDAQPRSVRTRPELSASLQTLLKQAWLAATLAGDEQIRSIHLLTAMVETSGLTRCDGLWPLMTLTTSQLERLRPLLEAQSDERADATLSERPGNVSIIGRAAPLQHEAQYQAEGGSAQPAVSQEESVLNRFTVDVTARAREGKIDPVFGRDNEIRQMVDILSRRRKNNPILVGEPGVGKTALVEGLALRIAEGNVPESLKPVIVRTLDLGLLQAGAGVKGEFEQRLKNIIDAVQQSPVPVLLFIDEAHTIIGAGNQAGGADAANLLKPALARGELRTIAATTWSEYKQYFERDAALERRFQMVKVDEPDDDTACLMLRGLKSRYAEHHGVHITGEAVRAAVTLSRRYLTGRQLPDKAVDLLDTAAARVRMSLDTLPEQLTRLQAQLTSLAIEQQELLEDIALGNAIDTSRLPQIEQLTLNLNQQKTALQSQYETEKQLTDSLKACREDISRQKEISAFQQELALVQNNSPLLGLDVDVRTVATVIADWTGVPLSSLMKDEQTELLTLEDQLAIRVVGQSPALNAIAQRLRASKTGLTPENGPQGVFLLVGPSGVGKTETALALADVMYGGEKSLITINLSEYQEPHTVSQLKGSPPGYVGYGQGGILTEAVRKRPYSVVLLDEVEKAHRDVMNLFYQVFDRGFMRDGEGREIDFRNTVILMTSNLGSDPLMQLLDEQPEATESDLHELLRPILRDHFQPALLARFQTVIYRPLVMDAMRTIVGMKLAQVSTRLQRHYGISTHIGESLIDKLTKACLLPDTGARNVDSLLNQQILPVLSQQLLSHMAVKQKPSSLQLTWNEEEGIVLAFDAQAEGEPL from the coding sequence ATGGAACATCATTCAGCAGTCCTGCTACGACGACTCAACCCTTATTGCGCCAGAGCACTGGAGGGGGCGGCTTCTTTATGCCAGACCCGCGCGCATGCAGAAATCACGCCTGAGCACTGGTTGTTAAAGTTGCTGGAGCAGGGAGAAGGTGATCTGACTGTTCTCGCTCGCCGCTATGAATGGGATATGGATGCCGTCTGGCAGTCACTTCTGAGCTGGCTGGATGCACAGCCTCGTTCAGTTCGTACACGCCCAGAGCTTTCTGCTTCCCTCCAGACCCTGCTGAAACAGGCCTGGCTTGCCGCCACGCTCGCGGGAGATGAGCAGATCCGCAGCATTCATTTGCTTACGGCCATGGTTGAAACGTCCGGGTTGACACGCTGTGATGGCCTCTGGCCTTTAATGACGCTAACCACCAGCCAACTGGAAAGGTTACGTCCCCTGCTGGAAGCCCAGTCGGATGAGCGGGCTGATGCTACGCTCAGCGAGCGGCCTGGCAATGTCAGCATTATTGGCCGGGCTGCACCGTTACAGCATGAGGCACAATATCAGGCTGAGGGCGGAAGTGCGCAGCCTGCCGTTTCACAGGAAGAGTCCGTTCTCAATCGTTTTACAGTTGATGTGACTGCCCGTGCCCGGGAAGGAAAGATTGACCCGGTCTTTGGGCGCGATAACGAAATCCGTCAGATGGTGGATATTCTCTCCAGACGCAGGAAGAACAACCCGATCCTTGTTGGTGAACCCGGCGTTGGCAAAACGGCCCTGGTTGAAGGCCTGGCGCTACGTATTGCCGAGGGCAATGTGCCCGAAAGTCTTAAGCCTGTCATCGTCAGGACACTGGATCTGGGTTTGCTTCAGGCAGGTGCCGGTGTGAAGGGGGAATTTGAGCAGCGTCTGAAAAATATCATCGATGCGGTACAGCAATCCCCTGTACCGGTGCTGCTGTTTATTGATGAGGCGCACACCATTATCGGGGCGGGTAATCAAGCTGGCGGGGCAGATGCGGCTAATCTGCTGAAACCGGCGCTGGCGCGTGGCGAACTGCGTACCATCGCCGCCACTACCTGGAGTGAATACAAGCAGTATTTCGAACGTGACGCTGCTCTGGAGCGTCGCTTCCAGATGGTCAAGGTTGATGAGCCCGATGATGACACAGCCTGCCTGATGCTGCGCGGTCTTAAATCCCGCTACGCCGAACATCACGGCGTGCATATTACCGGTGAGGCCGTCCGGGCAGCGGTGACTCTCTCCCGCCGCTACCTGACAGGTCGCCAGTTGCCTGATAAAGCGGTGGATTTACTAGATACCGCTGCGGCCCGGGTGCGGATGAGCCTGGACACACTACCAGAACAGCTTACCCGGCTGCAGGCCCAACTGACATCGCTGGCAATAGAACAACAGGAGTTACTGGAGGATATTGCTCTGGGTAACGCTATTGATACCAGCCGTCTGCCGCAGATCGAACAACTTACTCTTAATCTTAACCAACAGAAAACAGCCCTTCAGTCACAGTATGAAACTGAAAAGCAGCTCACCGACTCGCTGAAAGCCTGCCGTGAAGACATCAGTCGTCAGAAGGAGATCTCTGCCTTCCAGCAGGAATTGGCACTGGTACAGAATAACAGCCCATTACTGGGTCTGGATGTTGATGTCCGCACCGTTGCGACCGTTATCGCCGACTGGACAGGGGTTCCTCTCTCGTCGCTGATGAAAGATGAGCAAACCGAATTGCTGACGCTGGAAGATCAGCTGGCAATTCGTGTAGTCGGCCAGAGCCCTGCCCTTAATGCCATCGCCCAGCGTCTGAGGGCTTCAAAAACCGGCCTGACGCCGGAAAACGGACCTCAGGGTGTATTTTTACTGGTGGGCCCAAGCGGAGTGGGCAAAACGGAAACCGCGCTGGCGCTTGCTGACGTTATGTATGGTGGTGAGAAGTCGCTCATTACCATCAACCTGTCTGAATACCAGGAGCCGCACACGGTCTCGCAGTTGAAAGGCTCACCTCCGGGCTATGTAGGATATGGTCAGGGGGGAATACTCACCGAGGCAGTCCGTAAGCGGCCTTACAGCGTGGTGCTGCTCGATGAAGTGGAGAAGGCTCATCGGGATGTGATGAACCTGTTTTATCAGGTCTTTGACCGGGGCTTTATGCGGGACGGGGAAGGGCGTGAAATTGATTTCCGCAACACCGTGATCCTGATGACGTCCAACCTGGGCAGTGATCCGCTTATGCAGTTGCTGGATGAGCAGCCAGAGGCCACTGAGAGCGATCTGCATGAGTTGTTACGCCCGATCCTGCGCGATCATTTCCAGCCAGCGCTGCTTGCTCGCTTCCAGACGGTGATATACCGCCCGCTGGTAATGGATGCCATGCGCACCATCGTCGGCATGAAGCTCGCACAGGTGAGCACGCGTCTGCAACGTCACTACGGCATTTCCACGCATATTGGCGAAAGCCTCATCGACAAGCTGACGAAGGCGTGTTTGCTGCCGGATACCGGTGCCCGCAATGTGGACAGCCTGCTTAATCAGCAGATCCTGCCGGTTCTGAGCCAGCAGTTATTAAGCCATATGGCGGTCAAACAAAAGCCGTCCTCGCTACAGCTGACCTGGAATGAGGAAGAGGGCATTGTGCTGGCGTTTGACGCACAGGCAGAAGGAGAACCGTTATGA
- a CDS encoding DUF3828 domain-containing protein, producing the protein MKTNLKLTSIFYALLLFIFSCFSFGNVSGAMKIESSPESVVQHFYADYLTAWNDPDVGHGLEKSQSAIDSFTTKHLQKLKSEDDSGADYFTNVQDICPEWVSEIYTNASSLDKDKAVIELMLGHSESESKYTINLVRANGKWLIDSVLFVSNATGHCNDN; encoded by the coding sequence ATGAAAACCAATTTAAAATTAACGTCGATATTCTATGCCTTACTTTTATTCATTTTTTCATGCTTTAGTTTCGGAAATGTGTCCGGGGCGATGAAAATTGAAAGTTCACCAGAATCTGTTGTTCAGCATTTTTATGCTGACTATCTGACAGCCTGGAATGACCCGGACGTTGGGCATGGTCTCGAAAAAAGCCAGAGCGCTATAGACAGCTTTACAACAAAACATCTTCAGAAACTCAAAAGTGAGGATGACTCAGGGGCTGACTACTTCACGAATGTTCAGGATATTTGCCCTGAGTGGGTGAGTGAAATTTATACGAATGCTTCATCTTTGGATAAAGACAAAGCCGTTATAGAATTGATGCTGGGTCACAGCGAAAGTGAGTCAAAATATACAATCAACCTTGTCCGAGCTAATGGTAAATGGCTCATAGACTCAGTCTTATTTGTATCCAACGCGACTGGCCATTGTAACGATAATTAA
- a CDS encoding PAAR domain-containing protein: MLQIIRKGDKTTHGGSVLTASETMKFGGIGVARKGDKVSCPVPGHGPTTIVEGNPDYLDHGIPVAFHGHKCACGCTLISSFSAAKVA; encoded by the coding sequence ATGCTCCAGATTATCCGCAAAGGCGATAAAACCACCCACGGTGGTTCAGTACTGACCGCCTCAGAAACGATGAAATTCGGCGGTATTGGCGTTGCCCGTAAAGGTGACAAAGTGTCCTGCCCGGTTCCGGGACATGGCCCTACAACCATCGTAGAAGGCAACCCTGATTACCTTGATCATGGTATCCCGGTTGCCTTTCACGGCCACAAATGTGCCTGTGGTTGCACATTGATCAGTTCATTTTCCGCTGCAAAGGTTGCCTGA
- a CDS encoding Hcp family type VI secretion system effector, with amino-acid sequence MAIPVYLWLKDDGGADIKGSVDVKDREGSIEVVAQEHSLYIPTDNNTGKLTGTRIHTPFLFTKEIDSSSPYLYKAVTTGQTLKSAEFKWYKINDAGQEVEYFNTKLENVKLVKVAPKMHDIKDASFEKHNHLEQIELRYEKITWTYKDGNIIHSDSWNERTTA; translated from the coding sequence ATGGCAATCCCAGTTTATCTGTGGCTGAAAGACGATGGCGGCGCTGACATTAAGGGTTCCGTAGATGTGAAAGATCGCGAAGGAAGCATCGAAGTTGTTGCTCAGGAACACAGCCTGTACATCCCGACCGATAACAATACTGGCAAACTGACCGGCACCCGTATTCACACGCCGTTCCTGTTTACCAAAGAAATCGACTCTTCCAGCCCGTACCTCTACAAAGCCGTGACCACGGGCCAGACCCTGAAGTCTGCTGAATTCAAGTGGTACAAAATCAATGACGCAGGCCAGGAAGTTGAGTATTTCAACACCAAGCTGGAAAACGTCAAACTGGTGAAAGTTGCACCAAAAATGCACGACATCAAGGATGCCTCCTTCGAGAAGCATAACCACCTTGAGCAGATCGAACTGCGCTACGAAAAAATCACCTGGACCTACAAAGACGGCAACATCATTCATTCCGATTCCTGGAACGAACGCACCACAGCATAA
- a CDS encoding DUF4087 domain-containing protein — MLVLLIAPSLYDKDNRCGWLENPTPGNYWLTDKDGDWTISTQGKEGPKGMEYLVGFPSKEFINTNNRYGYGCCYIQSEASKESKEITRIFNFKALPLRVCKKDPSLREKTEEIENVMNDN; from the coding sequence TTGTTAGTTTTACTAATCGCCCCGTCATTATATGATAAAGATAATAGATGTGGATGGTTAGAAAATCCAACTCCAGGAAACTACTGGTTGACGGATAAAGATGGCGACTGGACAATTTCAACCCAAGGAAAAGAAGGGCCAAAGGGAATGGAATATTTAGTTGGCTTTCCTTCTAAAGAATTTATTAACACAAATAATCGCTATGGGTACGGTTGTTGTTACATACAGTCTGAGGCATCAAAGGAATCAAAAGAAATAACCAGAATATTCAACTTCAAGGCACTCCCTCTTCGCGTATGCAAAAAGGACCCATCACTTAGAGAAAAAACAGAAGAAATTGAAAATGTAATGAATGATAATTAG